The genomic interval TATGATGGCATCCCAATGGGATATAAAAAAATAGGTATCTCCTTTTACATGATGATAAATCCCTTCACATATAATCAACTGCCAAGCACTCTTAATCAAACTGAGTGAAGATAAACACAACTGTGCCTCTTAAAGGCCATTTAGTTTGAATTACAGGTCGACCGATTAATTGGTTCTGCCAATTAATCTGACCTTTGACAAACTATCATTATCAGTTAAACTTGGCTCCAATAGTTGCCGATGGCTGCGCAGCCTCCACCGACCACGCGGGGATGTACGTCATGGAGTCTATCTTCTGAGTCAATCTTCGTTATTTGTGGGCCACTTCTGAAAATATCTAAATCCTCTTAATCTCCCTCTTAATCTAAGTAAACTAACGGACACAAACAAGTAACTGCCATATGCTAACTTTAGATATGCAGCCACCACAAATACGCGACACGACTTTAATTAATGTCACTTCTGACTTACGTTATATTTGAGGTATTTTTCCATAAAGTAATTTTCCACTTCATGAAATACCTTCCACGCATTACTCTGGCGATAGGGATGGGAAGTTTGTGCTACGATAAATCTTTGCGGTCTTGAGGTAACGTTAAAGGTTGGCCAGACCTCTCTCATCTGACCCGTTTTCAGTTTATTCTCCCCACAAGTTATCTAGTCTCGCATATATAACACGACACCGTCACCTTGTCCACGATAGGGATAGGGAACTGAAGGCTGCCAGGAAAAGAAACTGTTCCGTTAACGTTACGTTACTCAACACTGTACTTACCAATGTGGCGCTCTCTCTTCCAAATAGTCCCGTCGCGTAACTATCCAGCCATTATTGAAACTAAATTGCACACTTCAGGATCCTCCTTACGCTGGGAATATGTAAGAACATTAATGGTTTTTAAGAGCTGTATTTAACAATGTAACGGGACACGCAACGGAGGTAATCCTGGCCAGTTCAGCCACAGAACAGTGCATAGTCCATTGTATTAGAACAGTTTCCTACAATTTAATCTGCTAAATGACTGTTTAATATCAAACAGACAGCTACTGCTAGCTTTTCAACTCAAATTAAAGATTGTGTCATGCACATCTCTAAAGTTACTTTACGTTACTAACATTACAAAGCCAGAGTTTCACCGTAACTTAGCACCGAGACGGACTAGGGGAGCGAAAGAGAGGACCAGAATGTTCAGTTCAACAATTCTAATAAAGTTATTACCAAAGGTTGTTTAATTTCAACAGTGTCATATttttaaaaggaataaaaacatgaaaatatagATATAGATTACTGAATTGTACCTGTCCAGCTTTcaccaacaaaaaacaattgccattttcaatatatatataatatcggCCGATCAATCTGCTATCAGCTTTTACCTTCTCCTAAGCAGACTTAAATtttagcagttaatgtttctgcaaatcacagataCGTCCACGGTTGACACTTACACCAAATGTGGCATATCATGTTTACATAATACAGTATGCTTATTAGCCATCACTGTTATCACAAGCCAAGAAGCCTGCCGAACGCAGTTCATGTCACACCACTGGACCAAAACCACACATTTTTCATGGGAAGTAGTAGCATCTCCATCcaatttttagtttttttttgccaaaccATGATGGTGTCCTCACCAGGACCGAGTGGTTTTTGTGCTTTAACCTAAAAAGAGCATAAGCGCAGCATTGTGACAAacatagaaatagaaaattctCCCAAAACTAATGTAAAGATGCAACATAAGGATGTCTAGTTTGAGCCTATTtatggttttgcagaaacatacttggctaacatttattctggcgactgggtttAACGTAGACAGACAAGGTTCCCATCTTGTTTGTCGATTGTTTGATACATAATCAATTCAGCTCAGAAAAGAGAAGAACCTATATACTAGCTCTCTCAATGCATGCTGTGACAAAATCAAACCCACTTTTCTCTTTGATACATAACTTTATGTATTCATAAACTTACACTACACTTCATATATCAAAACAATTTTCAAGGCTCCAACAGCTAGAATTCTAAACGAAAGCATTTTGTCCAATCTTGTCTTTCTCTTGAGAGTCTGTAGGCAATGATGTCCGGCTTCACCTCAGGTTTCATTAGGTTTCACTCTATGCCGATGACCTCTTATTGTTCATTAAGGACCCACTAAACAAATTTCCACCAATACTAACAGTGCTAACAGAAAACAGTGCATCATCAGGCTCTGAAGTTAACTTTACTACAGGTGGGATACTATTACTATACTATAGAATTAAATAGCTTACTTTTTAAGCAACTGGGAATCTGAGTCAGGAAATAGTTTGATAAAATATACTCAGAGGTTTGGCAGACTGGTGGATCACATCAAATTTCACCTTTAAAGATGATTAGACTTACCTGTGACTTCAATTGGAAGAATTAGAATTGGATTTCTGACATCACAGCATCACAGTTCAGACCGTTTTGGACTTGGTCACAATCAGAAGAGAATGAAAGAAGATCAGAAAAACAAGAATTGCAAAACAACTCTGCTGAATGTTGTTCCCTTTTTTGGGTATTATATACAAACTAAGTACAATTACCAAGAACCCAACTATACACAGCACTTTACATTTCCATTTCATTCTTGAATCTAAAGGGTCACCCTTTAAAATACTTCACTATCGAAAAAACCCATATCCCATAACAGGGACAGACTCAAACATTGTTTGGATAAAGGCTTTAAATAGTTAAGGACCTTTACACAGAAGGTATATTCTCTAGTTTCCAAGTAACTGCCCTGAAAATACAACCTCAGTACAATCTGTTTAAGTGGCTACCTGCGAATACATCACTGTGTCGAATCAAACACACCTTATAGTATTCCCCTCAGCTGCTATGGTAGCAGTATTCACATCAGCTTTTGACAATATTCTCCACAATAATTGTCATGAATAATAAAGTCCTTTCACAGAACACCAACTGGGAGTTAGATCCATATTGTTCACATGATGACGCTGACTAGCACAAACTTTTTAAATCTCCAGGAAAGGCAAACTAATTCAATTCATATCTTGCTATACACGTGTTacatttaacaatatttaacctgggtggcagaaatgtaaaattataAATGCATATATTTTCCATAGGATCTGGCTTTGCCCAATGATTGCAGATATTTTGAATCAAATACTAATTTAACCTATAGAAAGGAATATTTCACTGGACCCTATAGACTTAGaacaaatcaaattaatcaaCTCGGTTGAGCATTTCAATTTGCCAGCTGGGAAAATGCATTTTAGTCAAATGGAATTCTGACCTCCCCTCACATAGACAATAGATCAATGAATTAACTAATGTTTAGAGATCTGGGAAAACTCCATAGAGACCTTACCTCAACTCAAATGTGGTGGTTGATATTCAATTGCTGATAACTTTAATCTGGACCTAATTGTATTTCATACCCTATCATATGTTtccattgtttttatttcattttacgGTTTGATAGTGAGTGCACAGGACCAGACCAAATACAGGGGTTGGGGGTGGGTACTAGCTTGTctttttgtgttgtattttgatttgatgagcattgttgatttttttttaaatacagaacATCCGAGCTctgcttgcatttttttttttttaccaataataattaagaaaaaaaaatcaaaacaaagattGAGCAAGTGTTGGCCTGTAGTGCATGAGCATGTTCAGCTCAGACCCTCAATGGCAGGAAGCCTCAGCTCACTCAGATGGGCCAGGTTGGCCGCAACCTATTTGCAACTTTTGGAAAAGGCCAGAACCCCTTTTACACTTTACTGCTCCAAAGAGATGTCGGGAACAAAATGTAGGAGACAGACCACAGCAGGTAGTACAAGCATGCAGGCGGGAAGGAAGAGCAGAACACCATCACGACTCCtagggggggagaaaaaaggttGAGTGAAACAATTTTGTAATTTGAAAGAATGATTTAATCCGATAATAAATATTGCATAATCTCTTCTTTGTGCAATGTCCACCATAAATACTTAACGGACAGGATTCTACAGTCTTGCTAGCAGCAGTGTGAGGAtgcagtgctttgagctaaatgctagtGTCCGCATTTAACCTGTTGACAATTAACACGCTTATGTTTACCAGGTCTGTCAACCATATTCACTTTCTTTATTGAGCAtgccagcatgctaacataatTGCtaaacaaagtacagctgaggctgatgggaaatgTCCTTAGTTTTTACCAAAGGTTCTGATCTGATGTTGGTTATCATAATCAAGTTATCATAATTCATCTGGAGGGAAACATGAATGTACCAGACTTCATGGTAAAAGGATTCGCCAGTTGATGACAGGAGTACAGTAACAAGGTGGTCGGACCGCTAACTAGCAAACAGCAGCTACATTTaccagcagttagcagttactgtAGCAACAAAGCtaccgctgtaaatcacctccgtCATTGTTCTCTAAGGCTGCGTATGGCCCTGGTCTGGAGATGTTCATTGGGAAGCTGCTGGTTATCAATAGTCAGcagttactttagcaacaagtgCAGCTGAATATGATACAGTTATACCCAAATCACTGAATGAAGTAAGAAAGttatgtgtgaaaatgtatttctatgttttaaccatcAATTCTGGCAATTGTGCtcaagacaaagagagaggtgAATCCTACTGAATTTGTTTTCAATTGCTTTACCTCCGGCATAGACTACTTTCTTCCAGGCCTGGGACTCCAGCACTCTGTCATGAGGGTAGAAGTTTTGACTGATCATAAAGAGGATCATGGCCATTGCGAGGACCCGCAGCATGGTCATGTTGCCtccagacagcagagaggcGCTGGCCAGGATGGCTGAGGAGTAGATGCAGGGCAGGCCGCGGTACACAAACGGAATCCCTATGAACCAAAGAAGAATAAAGCAACGTGGCAGTTTAATGACAGACACGAATAAAAAGAAGCGTGCCTGAGAACTTACCACTCGAGAAGAAACAGAGGCGGGTGAACACAGATAGGACATAACACATGCACAGGATGTTGTCCAGCAGGTCAGATGTCCTCAACAGCAACGACGTGGCAATCCCGAAGGTCGTGAAGTCACCAAAGTCATCGAGCTTGGCACCTGAATATGAACAAGACTCATAAAAGGCCCTTGATATTGACAGGGAGATATAAATAGTGCTGGTGTCGGAACTTGCTGACAGACATTAACCACCCTACAAATATTCTATTCTGCTTCAGAATGGTTACATGTGAACACCAACTGTCCTATTATTAAACTTCTTTCAGTCTGGCAGCGCCTTAGTCATGAGTTTAATGTCCATGAAAGCCAGTGCAGATACGTTATCTCTCCAGCGTAGTCACCGCCAATGTCAGTGACATGTGACATCTCCATGTGGAAATTTCAGTGTCAGCCCAACAGGCAGCCACATTCTATAAACAACATTCTCCGCTGCCTTGTCCCTTTATCCCAGGAGCACGGAGCATGTTTTCAGCAGATGAGGATGAGGTGATTCAGGCCACTGCTCAAATGAACGAGGTGGAATTCCACAGCCCAGGGTCAACAATTTTAGCAATTTCAGATATGCAGAGAACCCAAAGCAACAGGATAAAATAGACAATTGGAGCGTGATCCCGTGGAATTAGACTGCTTAATCAGAAAGTGATTGTTCATTTGACAAAATACGTGGGGGGGCACAACAACATCCACCTGCAAAGTCATGCAGAAAAAACCCCCGTCGGGACACAAAGCCTCCAGAAATGCGCAGCCACCGATGTATTGTGATGCACCTGGGAGTTATTTTGGGCTGTGGAAAAAACTTGCAATGTTACAACAGCTGTTTGTGCCTCTGGATTTTTCACTATATAGGGTACAGTGCTGTGATCTTTTGAAAAACAAGCCACAGCCAGCACATTTTGCATGCTGTGCATTTGCATGAGCTCGGCGGGGGTAAGAAACGGGGATGCCATGCCTTACAAATGCAAATCTCAACCCCAAACCCTCAGCTAATAGCTAAAAAGACACTGATTTAATAACGCTCAAATTGCatcacattaaaaatgtatgattcCTCTCCTGGAGACTTTGTAAGACTATCCCTAGTATTTCAGCTGCGGAGTTCAATTCTACTGGCTTCCTTTGTTTGTGACCTCGTGCGGCCAAATTAGAAAATCCAGACAAAGGACTGTGCAGCGAGCACTGCCAACACCCCAGATGAAGTTTATCTCTGGTCAGAGCTTTTGACCACAACACTCCACTTACCCAGCGCGGAGCAGGCATCGAGTCGCCTGGCAACTGCCCCATCCGCAAAGTCCAGCAGGTAGCCAATCAGAACCAGCCAACATGCAGCATGATGGTGCCTGAGCAAAAGAGTGACTGTTAGGTTTAGGTATTTGATGACAGCAACGCGTTTCAAAGGGTCAAATATTTGCACATTCTCACAACTGGAAAAGGGTTTGAACTAGTGCCGGGTAGACTTCAACTGGGTTAGTAATGATGTGAAATAACAGGGAATTAACATCTCAACATCAAGTCAGGTTTCTTGTGATGCACTTGCATGTGCCTATCATCATCTGGTAATGAGAGaaatccacattttaaatagaGTGCTGAAGTCCCTCCCCTTCTTTGGACCTTACTTTAGAAAACACATGTACAGTGGTGGAACATTTGAATTTTTCAATAAACTGCGACATATGATGACTGTCAATTCAAAAGGATAATTTAACAACTTGtaacaaaaatcaatgaagtaCAAGCCTGTGAAAAAACTAGAGAGATGACGCAGCCAAACGGTGAAGTCAAattgatgttgtgttgttgaacgctcaccaaaaccaaaaacagaaacCTGGAAGAACCGGTCCCGTAATACCTCAAATAACTCTCTTTTCAtataactgcagttgtcaatatgaccggattgtttgtgattttctccttttttaagtCCTTTTTCTGAGGCAAGGTGACAGCCATCGGTGTTGGTGACGTATATTGAGGAGACGATTGAGTTTTACACAAAACTAAATGGTGTTTAAGTATCTTTACAAcaaactgtctctctctcgaccttcaatattaaaaagaaaatgagtcaAATAATCTTTAAACTGACTAACATTATGTGTAATTCATGACACTATTTAAATGGGGTCAGAAATTCGTCTCTCGTCTACTGTGCAAATATTTTCCAAAACGAGTTCCTCTATATAAACAATACTGAAAGaccattttttcatttatttaaatgttttttaatgtgtaaaCTTGTTTTACTGCttcacactgctgctgatttttctatatgaaatgtttgtttttg from Sparus aurata chromosome 7, fSpaAur1.1, whole genome shotgun sequence carries:
- the tmem269 gene encoding transmembrane protein 269 isoform X1, producing MILLTPSSGLFQCTNKLFLSDHATGLQIKEFARKNAANALSVANMVMGMASILSSLNGHHHAACWLVLIGYLLDFADGAVARRLDACSALGAKLDDFGDFTTFGIATSLLLRTSDLLDNILCMCYVLSVFTRLCFFSSGIPFVYRGLPCIYSSAILASASLLSGGNMTMLRVLAMAMILFMISQNFYPHDRVLESQAWKKVVYAGGVVMVFCSSFPPACLYYLLWSVSYILFPTSLWSSKV
- the tmem269 gene encoding transmembrane protein 269 isoform X2, whose product is MVMGMASILSSLNGHHHAACWLVLIGYLLDFADGAVARRLDACSALGAKLDDFGDFTTFGIATSLLLRTSDLLDNILCMCYVLSVFTRLCFFSSGIPFVYRGLPCIYSSAILASASLLSGGNMTMLRVLAMAMILFMISQNFYPHDRVLESQAWKKVVYAGGVVMVFCSSFPPACLYYLLWSVSYILFPTSLWSSKV